A part of Pristiophorus japonicus isolate sPriJap1 chromosome 15, sPriJap1.hap1, whole genome shotgun sequence genomic DNA contains:
- the LOC139281415 gene encoding ras association domain-containing protein 9-like has product MGSPEDAEIAVWVCQEEKLVCGLTRRTSCAQVVRALLEDHLANAGDTRLLHAPPKDYCIVEKWRGFERLLPPPTKLLRLWALWGEEQANVHLVLVKSGASLPAAGLRTAEAKVVQNTEGPQRDLSPAQYIKKLPADKQKRMVRKAFKKLARMKKLRQGREGMETLVHLIVSQDHTIRQQLQRMGELDGDIDRYESRTHLERIQKEGENYVQETYLLEGSGQPQLGGPGELQDYLQRRDATLRLEREIEQRREAIEKLTAEIHQELAKGWAAEPEVRSDSQPPCSDYGPHHPRAEAEKVESELESSMGTALQLRQHLLELQEKVKHKELLLGEKAEECEHLVEQLESVHLPEDAGSDDSQVPDLCKDSDKCTSPRKSAKNPPGSRSDPLSPPDLNDTDSDTGISSTHSQDSEPPCVEVFSTSKNYL; this is encoded by the coding sequence ATGGGCTCCCCGGAGGACGCGGAGATCGCGGTGTGGGTGTGCCAGGAGGAGAAGCTGGTGTGCGGGTTGACCAGGCGGACCAGCTGCGCCCAGGTGGTCCGAGCCCTGTTGGAAGACCACCTCGCCAACGCCGGGGACACCAGGCTGCTGCACGCACCTCCCAAGGACTACTGCATCGTGGAGAAGTGGAGGGGCTTCGAGAGGCTGCTGCCGCCGCCCACCAAGCTGCTGAGGCTCTGGGCGTTGTGGGGCGAGGAGCAAGCCAACGTGCACTTGGTGCTGGTCAAGTCGGGCGCCTCGCTGCCCGCCGCGGGGCTGAGGACAGCCGAGGCCAAGGTGGTGCAGAACACGGAGGGACCTCAGCGGGACCTCAGCCCGGCCCAGTACATCAAGAAGCTGCCGGCCGACAAGCAGAAGAGGATGGTCAGGAAAGCTTTCAAGAAACTGGCCAGGATGAAAAAGCTGAGGCAGGGCCGGGAGGGGATGGAGACCCTGGTCCACCTGATCGTGTCCCAGGATCACACCATCCGCCAGCAGCTCCAGAGGATGGGGGAGCTGGACGGGGACATCGACAGGTACGAGTCCAGGACGCACCTGGAGCGCATCCAGAAGGAGGGAGAAAACTATGTCCAGGAAACCTATTTGCTGGAGGGCAGCGGCCAGCCCCAGCTCGGTGGACCAGGCGAGCTGCAGGACTATCTCCAGCGGCGGGACGCCACCCTGCGCCTGGAGCGAGAAATTGAACAGCGCCGGGAGGCGATCGAGAAACTGACGGCGGAAATCCACCAGGAGCTGGCCAAGGGGTGGGCGGCAGAGCCCGAGGTCCGGAGCGACTCCCAGCCCCCGTGCAGTGACTACGGGCCACACCACCCCCGGGCAGAGGCGGAGAAAGTTGAGAGCGAGTTGGAGAGCAGCATGGGCACGGCTCTCCAGCTCCGCCAACACTTGCTGGAGCTGCAGGAGAAAGTGAAGCACAAGGAACTGCTGCTGGGCGAAAAGGCGGAGGAATGCGAGCACTTGGTGGAGCAGCTGGAGTCAGTGCACCTTCCCGAGGACGCGGGGAGCGACGACTCCCAGGTGCCTGATCTTTGCAAGGATTCGGACAAGTGCACCTCGCCCCGAAAGAGTGCCAAGAATCCACCCGGGAGTCGCTcagaccctctctcccctcccgatctGAACGATACCGACTCCGACACGGGGATAAGCTCCACACACAGCCAAGACTCAGAACCGCCTTGTGTCGAGGTGTTTTCCACTTCCAAAAACTATCTTTAG